ATGGTGGGGACGTTGACGTCGAAAATGTCGACCTGGCCACTGACATCCTGGCGCATGATGTCGGCGGCGCGCTTGGCGAGCTTCGGCAGCGGGGAGACGTCGAGGTTCTGCGGGTCCAGCGGGTTGAACGCGGCGAACACCTCGTTGAGCGCCACCGAAAGATTCCGCTCGATCAGGTTGACGCGCACGTTGTCGAAGGTCTTGTACTGCTGGAACAGTTCCGGGGCGGCGGGCTGCTTGAGCTGCCAGCGGATGCTGACGTCGGCCAGAGCAGTGGATTGATTGCCCAGCCGCACCATGATCCGCTGATCGTTGTTGCCCTCCTTGACGTATTTGTCGATCTGCACCGCGCCATCCATCTGGTGGGTCATCTGCCACGGCCACTTGCCGTGGAAGCCGTTGTTCAGGCTGACGCCGTTGGGGCGCCCGAAGGCGGTGACGATGGCGATTTGGCGGGTCCCGACGATGGTGAAGCAGCCCAACAGGAAGAACAACGCCGACGCTGCCAGGGCGGCGATGGTCAGCGTCTTAGCGCGGGCGCGGGCTTTGTCGGCGCCGGCGAACACCCACAGCAATGCCGCGACTCCGGCCACGATCAAACCCATGATGAACAGCACGATCTGCCACGTCATCCCTTAGCTCCTTCTGCTGGTGGTGTGGTCAGCAGGGTAGGCGATGGCGCGGGCTCAGGTGCCGCAGAAGGTGCGGTAGGCGCCGAAATCCCCGGGCGCGGGACTGGCGTAGCGCTGCAGGCCCGGCCGTTCGGCATAGGGGTGGGTGACGGCGTCGAGGAGCCGTTCGACGGGACCGAGATCGCCGTCGGTCGCCGCTGTCAGAGCCTCCTCGACCAGGTGATTGCGAGCGATGTAGATCGGGTTGACCCGGTCCATCAGCTCGGTGTCCGGCCCCAGGGCCTGCCACCGCGACAGCCAGCCGTCGAACCTGGCGAGGTCGACGAACAGTCCGCGCGCGGGTTCGGCGTCGCCGCGGGCCGCCTTGGCGAGGTGGCGGAAGAACGACGTGTAGTCGACGCGGCTT
The nucleotide sequence above comes from Mycobacterium pseudokansasii. Encoded proteins:
- a CDS encoding SPFH domain-containing protein, coding for MTWQIVLFIMGLIVAGVAALLWVFAGADKARARAKTLTIAALAASALFFLLGCFTIVGTRQIAIVTAFGRPNGVSLNNGFHGKWPWQMTHQMDGAVQIDKYVKEGNNDQRIMVRLGNQSTALADVSIRWQLKQPAAPELFQQYKTFDNVRVNLIERNLSVALNEVFAAFNPLDPQNLDVSPLPKLAKRAADIMRQDVSGQVDIFDVNVPTIQYDQGTEDKINQLNQQRAQTSIAVEAQRTAEAQAKANEILSRSISNDPNVVVQNCITAAINKGISPLGCWPGSSALPTVSVPGR